In the genome of Palaemon carinicauda isolate YSFRI2023 chromosome 20, ASM3689809v2, whole genome shotgun sequence, one region contains:
- the LOC137660122 gene encoding protein FAM200C-like — MPTQKDITPSIPLSNSSVSSRIDEMASDIENKLYDELKTTQFSLQLDETTLRDNEALILAYVRYINSSHAVVEEFLFAEKLEVDTKGSTVYKAVEQFFKQKGIPLSNVIACATDGAPSMVGRHRGFIAHLKREVPDIFTIHGVIHRQHLAAKHLSDRLHSTLQAVIKAVNRIKAHSLNDRIFRQLCHENEEEFERLLLHTEVRWLSKGNCLRRFYDLYDSVLDFFKCKLLDEKISTNLENRRADVAYLSDIFNKLNEVNIKLQGTKMCLIKAKGIIMAFISKLDFYKSCLLRLDLNQFPSLKALKENQTDDSRLSDTDLDCYSSHLQALKEDMTIRFKDLKELKIPEWVVNPFQADATNADPNLVEELIDLQNDIEDVLEDLPLKLFCRLRDAILIQVSWGRYTGEMGMLYG, encoded by the exons ATGCCCACTCAAAAAGATATAACTCCTTCAATTCCGTTGAGCAATAGTTCAGTGTCTTCCAGAATTGATGAAATGGCAAGTGACattgaaaataaactttatgatGAACTCAAAACAACACAATTTTCTTTACAACTTGATGAGACAACACTACGCGACAATGAAGCTTTGATACTGGCTTATGTGCGCTATATAAATAGCAGTCATGCAGTTGTTGAAGAGTTTCTGTTTGCTGAAAAATTAGAGGTTGACACTAAAGGTTCAACGGTTTATAAGGCAGTTGAACAATTCTTTAAACAGAAAGGAATTCCACTTTCAAATGTTATTGCTTGTGCAACCGATGGAGCACCGTCAATGGTTGGACGCCATCGTGGATTTATAGCACATCTGAAAAGAGAAGTTCCGGATATCTTTACAATCCACGGCGTCATTCACAGGCAGCATTTAGCTGCAAAGCATCTCAGTGACAGATTGCATAGTACCCTGCAAGCTGTTATCAAAGCAGTGAATAGGATCAAAGCCCATTCATTGAATGACCGCATCTTTCGCCAACTTTGtcatgaaaatgaagaagaatttgaACGGCTCTTGCTACATACGGAAGTCAGATGGCTTTCAAAAGGCAACTGTCTACGACGCTTTTATGACCTCTATGATTCTGTTCTTGATTTCTTTAAGTGTAAATTATTGGACGAGAAAATTAGTACAAATTTGGAAAACAGAAGAGCAGATGTTGCTTATTTGTCTGATATTTTCAACAAATTAAATGAGGTCAACATTAAATTGCAAGGAACCAAAATGTGTCTCATCAAAGCAAAGGGAATAATAATGGCATTTATTAGTAAATTAGATTTCTACAAAAGCTGTTTACTAAGACTAGACTTAAATCAGTTTCCTAGCTTAAAAGCACTGAAGGAAAACCAAACCGATGATTCTCGTTTGTCAGACACTGATCTAGACTGCTATTCCTCTCATCTTCAAGCACTGAAAGAAGATATGACGATCAGATttaaagatctcaaagaattgaaaATACCAGAGTGGGTTGTAAATCCATTCCAGGCTGATGCAACCAATGCTGATCCAAATCTAGTTGAAGAACTTATAGACTTGCAAAATGACATTGAAG ACGTCCTCGAAGATTTGCCATTAAAGTTATTTTGTCGTCTGAGGGACGCTATACTTATACAGGTGAGCTGGGGACGCTATACGGGTGAGATGGGGATGCTATACGGGTGA